From Aedes albopictus strain Foshan chromosome 1, AalbF5, whole genome shotgun sequence, one genomic window encodes:
- the LOC109402423 gene encoding uncharacterized protein LOC109402423 isoform X2: protein MLQLAEFAVSSFWMYCALSVVVMVTLVTTLASCLCCRKQEIKNDLLGLEGMVKLTNPEDTLTSQGTTVDTGGGGTGGTGSGTDQPDRSEPESISKRASNAPHRSLPDIPVVEPIGDNNSELYATVGDKVQDLPQATSSLKKQASVSQHSSISQADDISSPYARVRSPPHAYDKLRRTEHPYAQVVQPGTSGSTAQVAVTVDDELLSPISRRGLSSAVAGGAGGESNQSLLDEREASTVDIPAASAIAGRVSASQDLPYMTPPIVQPPQQHFSGDSQDSSKGYTSISVREPLANLLPQSQNQTTAQRRQILGDSHYATVSDDSDEMYAAIDDPNNQGDLYTSGSETYAQIQPPNMVTVSVEINTGASSRPSAGMPQEDSMDAFQPLAANSSTSAIPTTHHNRLSSNSATMDESSGQPPPLPIDSLRAHPPPHPSYAHSRQASSSSCTSSVGNLGSPKPEKRQANSPLPPTPKNLKHQSTNSFFSNSNLTSISSNTSTLTGQSGRNSVASVIEYKTSRENVSGGGGAKDEGGAAQQPNGSAIKPKKSPSKDLEGMYAKVMKKNKLSKAPSQNSSPVPLRKDGPGGGTAMLADAEQFLSDPELIQTNGGSGSTHGSPSKKPLPTITGNDYETLDKKHSRQQHKQQQDPGYETIPGDNAVNGKGELRKSGDYAQIQKRSSGLAVAHGIQSVSRNSLEIFHGLDKSADGEPGYESLPGSNDPGYETLNRKGGTESDSDPNYEILRPARDNDGYSSIRDKRTVKNRLDFGKDDDTDSTPGYSSIKEKVDYDPGYSVITEKKNPAVVHDYASITEETKRKKQNLNNNNLDPGEDSDIYSSITSAPLATNPSSIGPSSGNTYSTIPEPPNLTSSPGYSSISETRTTPSTDSTSSPDNLIGYTKQHNTATNNSNNSRLSSNYESLTGSESDPNYESVKYLNVKEENPYERLHNDGQTPSTAGPSSNDSLAKAGGGGDDTPPAGKAAKVPSVCELESTGVSDYFQV from the exons AAATGACCTGCTTGGCTTGGAAGGCATGGTAAAGCTAACCAATCCGGAGGACACCCTCACCAGCCAGGGAACCACGGTGGACACGGGCGGGGGTGGCACcggtggaaccggttccggtaccgACCAGCCCGATCGCAGCGAACCGGAAAGCATTAGTAAAAG GGCTTCCAATGCACCGCACCGTAGTTTGCCGGACATTCCGGTAGTGGAACCGATCGGCGATAACAACTCCGAACTCTACGCGACCGTTGGAGACAAGGTCCAGGATCTTCCCCAGG ctaCTTCCAGTTTGAAAAAGCAAGCCAGCGTCTCGCAGCACAGTTCCATCAGCCAGGCGGACGACATCAGTTCACCGTATGCGAGGGTTCGGTCGCCTCCGCATGCCTACGATAAGCTCCGACGGACCGAGCATCCGTACGCTCAGGTGGTTCAACCGGGAACGAGTGGTTCAACGGCGCAGGTCGCCGTCACCGTAGACGACGAACTGCTGAGTCCTATCTCGCGGCGAGGTCTTTCCAGTGCCGTAGCTGGAGGTGCCGGAGGAGAATCCAATCAGAGCTTGCTGGACGAGCGAGAGGCTTCCACCGTG GATATTCCTGCGGCATCGGCTATCGCCGGTCGGGTCTCCGCAAGTCAAGATCTTCCATACATGACTCCTCCTATTGTGCAACCACCTCAGCAGCACTTCAGCGGTGACTCGCAAGATTCCTCAA AGGGTTACACAAGTATTAGTGTCCGAGAGCCGCTCGCGAATCTCTTACCTCAATCTCAGAATCAAACCACCGCCCAGAGGCGCCAGATATTGGGCGACTCCCACTACGCAACAGTTTCGGACGATTCCG ACGAAATGTATGCAGCAATTGACGATCCCAACAACCAGGGTGACCTCTACACTAGCGGTTCCGAGACCTACGCTCAAATCCAACCTCCGAACATGGTAACCGTTTCGGTCGAGATCAACACGGGAGCGTCCAGTCGGCCTTCAGCCGGTATGCCTCAGGAAGACTCGATGGACGCTTTCCAGCCACTTGCCGCGAACTCCTCAACAAGTGCAATACCTACCACTCATCACAACCGTCTCAGTAGCAATAGCGCAACGATGGACGAATCTTCCGGTCAACCTCCTCCACTTCCGATCGACAGCCTGCGAGCCCACCCACCTCCGCATCCTTCCTACGCGCATTCCCGCCAAGCCAGCAGTTCGAGCTGTACCAGCTCCGTGGGCAACCTCGGTTCTCCGAAACCGGAGAAACGGCAGGCTAATTCGCCACTTCCGCCGACACCAAAGAACCTCAAGCACCAGTCGACCAACAGCTTCTTCAGCAACTCGAACCTCACCTCGATCAGCTCGAACACGTCCACGCTGACGGGGCAGTCCGGCCGGAATTCGGTTGCGTCCGTGATCGAGTACAAAACCTCGCGGGAGAACGTCTCCGGTGGCGGCGGCGCGAAGGATGAAGGCGGTGCCGCCCAGCAGCCGAACGGATCGGCCATCAAACCGAAGAAGAGCCCCTCCAAGGACCTGGAGGGAATGTACGCTAAG GTTATGAAAAAGAACAAACTCTCGAAAGCACCCTCACAAAACTCGAGTCCGGTACCGTTGCGGAAAGACGGTCCAGGTGGTGGAACCGCCATGCTTGCGGATGCCGAACAGTTCCTCTCGGATCCGGAGCTGATTCAAACGAACGGTGGCAGTGGATCCACGCATGGTTCACCGAGTAAAAAACCGCTACCAACCATCACCGGTAACGATTATGAAACCCTCGACAAAAAGCATAGCAGACAACAGCACAAACAGCAGCAGGATCCAGGCTACGAAACGATTCCCGGGGATAATGCTGTTAATGGTAAGGGGGAGCTGAGGAAATCGGGGGATTACGCGCAGATTCAGAAGCGGAGTAGTGGCCTAGCGGTAGCGCATGGCATCCAAAGCGTctcgaggaattccctggaaatttTCCACGGGTTGGACAAATCTGCGGATGGGGAACCAGGATACGAGAGTTTACCCGGAAGCAATGACCCGGGCTATGAGACGTTGAACCGGAAAGGGGGAACTGAGTCAGATTCGGATCCGAACTACGAAATCTTAAGGCCTGCCCGGGACAACGACGGTTACAGCAGCATCAGGGATAAGCGAACGGTCAAAAACCGGTTGGACTTTGGCAAGGATGACGATACGGACAGCACTCCAGGGTACAGCAGTATAAAGGAGAAGGTGGACTACGATCCGGGTTACAGTGTGATAACGGAGAAGAAGAACCCAGCCGTAGTTCATGACTACGCCAGCATCACCGAGGAAACTAAGCGGAAAAAGCAGAACCTCAACAACAACAATCTGGACCCGGGAGAGGACTCGGATAtctactccagtatcaccagtGCTCCCCTCGCGACCAATCCGTCATCGATCGGTCCCAGTTCCGGCAATACTTACTCAACGATTCCGGAACCTCCGAACCTAACCTCGTCGCCCGGTTATTCGAGCATCTCGGAGACCCGTACTACCCCTTCCACCGATAGCACCAGCTCGCCGGACAACCTGATCGGGTACACCAAACAACACAACACGGCtaccaacaacagcaacaacagccgCCTTTCGTCCAACTACGAATCTCTGACCGGGAGCGAATCGGACCCGAACTACGAATCCGTCAAGTACCTCAACGTGAAGGAGGAAAACCCCTACGAGCGGCTGCACAACGACGGTCAGACGCCCTCGACGGCCGGACCCTCGTCGAATGATTCGCTGGCCAAGGCCGGTGGTGGCGGCGATGATACTCCTCCGGCCGGGAAGGCAGCCAAGGTCCCATCGGTGTGCGAGCTGGAATCCACCGGCGTCAGCGACTACTTCCAAGTCTGA
- the LOC109402423 gene encoding uncharacterized protein LOC109402423 isoform X1: protein MLQLAEFAVSSFWMYCALSVVVMVTLVTTLASCLCCRKQEIKNDLLGLEGMVKLTNPEDTLTSQGTTVDTGGGGTGGTGSGTDQPDRSEPESISKRASNAPHRSLPDIPVVEPIGDNNSELYATVGDKVQDLPQGRSPTSSLKKQASVSQHSSISQADDISSPYARVRSPPHAYDKLRRTEHPYAQVVQPGTSGSTAQVAVTVDDELLSPISRRGLSSAVAGGAGGESNQSLLDEREASTVDIPAASAIAGRVSASQDLPYMTPPIVQPPQQHFSGDSQDSSKGYTSISVREPLANLLPQSQNQTTAQRRQILGDSHYATVSDDSDEMYAAIDDPNNQGDLYTSGSETYAQIQPPNMVTVSVEINTGASSRPSAGMPQEDSMDAFQPLAANSSTSAIPTTHHNRLSSNSATMDESSGQPPPLPIDSLRAHPPPHPSYAHSRQASSSSCTSSVGNLGSPKPEKRQANSPLPPTPKNLKHQSTNSFFSNSNLTSISSNTSTLTGQSGRNSVASVIEYKTSRENVSGGGGAKDEGGAAQQPNGSAIKPKKSPSKDLEGMYAKVMKKNKLSKAPSQNSSPVPLRKDGPGGGTAMLADAEQFLSDPELIQTNGGSGSTHGSPSKKPLPTITGNDYETLDKKHSRQQHKQQQDPGYETIPGDNAVNGKGELRKSGDYAQIQKRSSGLAVAHGIQSVSRNSLEIFHGLDKSADGEPGYESLPGSNDPGYETLNRKGGTESDSDPNYEILRPARDNDGYSSIRDKRTVKNRLDFGKDDDTDSTPGYSSIKEKVDYDPGYSVITEKKNPAVVHDYASITEETKRKKQNLNNNNLDPGEDSDIYSSITSAPLATNPSSIGPSSGNTYSTIPEPPNLTSSPGYSSISETRTTPSTDSTSSPDNLIGYTKQHNTATNNSNNSRLSSNYESLTGSESDPNYESVKYLNVKEENPYERLHNDGQTPSTAGPSSNDSLAKAGGGGDDTPPAGKAAKVPSVCELESTGVSDYFQV from the exons AAATGACCTGCTTGGCTTGGAAGGCATGGTAAAGCTAACCAATCCGGAGGACACCCTCACCAGCCAGGGAACCACGGTGGACACGGGCGGGGGTGGCACcggtggaaccggttccggtaccgACCAGCCCGATCGCAGCGAACCGGAAAGCATTAGTAAAAG GGCTTCCAATGCACCGCACCGTAGTTTGCCGGACATTCCGGTAGTGGAACCGATCGGCGATAACAACTCCGAACTCTACGCGACCGTTGGAGACAAGGTCCAGGATCTTCCCCAGGGTAGGAGTC ctaCTTCCAGTTTGAAAAAGCAAGCCAGCGTCTCGCAGCACAGTTCCATCAGCCAGGCGGACGACATCAGTTCACCGTATGCGAGGGTTCGGTCGCCTCCGCATGCCTACGATAAGCTCCGACGGACCGAGCATCCGTACGCTCAGGTGGTTCAACCGGGAACGAGTGGTTCAACGGCGCAGGTCGCCGTCACCGTAGACGACGAACTGCTGAGTCCTATCTCGCGGCGAGGTCTTTCCAGTGCCGTAGCTGGAGGTGCCGGAGGAGAATCCAATCAGAGCTTGCTGGACGAGCGAGAGGCTTCCACCGTG GATATTCCTGCGGCATCGGCTATCGCCGGTCGGGTCTCCGCAAGTCAAGATCTTCCATACATGACTCCTCCTATTGTGCAACCACCTCAGCAGCACTTCAGCGGTGACTCGCAAGATTCCTCAA AGGGTTACACAAGTATTAGTGTCCGAGAGCCGCTCGCGAATCTCTTACCTCAATCTCAGAATCAAACCACCGCCCAGAGGCGCCAGATATTGGGCGACTCCCACTACGCAACAGTTTCGGACGATTCCG ACGAAATGTATGCAGCAATTGACGATCCCAACAACCAGGGTGACCTCTACACTAGCGGTTCCGAGACCTACGCTCAAATCCAACCTCCGAACATGGTAACCGTTTCGGTCGAGATCAACACGGGAGCGTCCAGTCGGCCTTCAGCCGGTATGCCTCAGGAAGACTCGATGGACGCTTTCCAGCCACTTGCCGCGAACTCCTCAACAAGTGCAATACCTACCACTCATCACAACCGTCTCAGTAGCAATAGCGCAACGATGGACGAATCTTCCGGTCAACCTCCTCCACTTCCGATCGACAGCCTGCGAGCCCACCCACCTCCGCATCCTTCCTACGCGCATTCCCGCCAAGCCAGCAGTTCGAGCTGTACCAGCTCCGTGGGCAACCTCGGTTCTCCGAAACCGGAGAAACGGCAGGCTAATTCGCCACTTCCGCCGACACCAAAGAACCTCAAGCACCAGTCGACCAACAGCTTCTTCAGCAACTCGAACCTCACCTCGATCAGCTCGAACACGTCCACGCTGACGGGGCAGTCCGGCCGGAATTCGGTTGCGTCCGTGATCGAGTACAAAACCTCGCGGGAGAACGTCTCCGGTGGCGGCGGCGCGAAGGATGAAGGCGGTGCCGCCCAGCAGCCGAACGGATCGGCCATCAAACCGAAGAAGAGCCCCTCCAAGGACCTGGAGGGAATGTACGCTAAG GTTATGAAAAAGAACAAACTCTCGAAAGCACCCTCACAAAACTCGAGTCCGGTACCGTTGCGGAAAGACGGTCCAGGTGGTGGAACCGCCATGCTTGCGGATGCCGAACAGTTCCTCTCGGATCCGGAGCTGATTCAAACGAACGGTGGCAGTGGATCCACGCATGGTTCACCGAGTAAAAAACCGCTACCAACCATCACCGGTAACGATTATGAAACCCTCGACAAAAAGCATAGCAGACAACAGCACAAACAGCAGCAGGATCCAGGCTACGAAACGATTCCCGGGGATAATGCTGTTAATGGTAAGGGGGAGCTGAGGAAATCGGGGGATTACGCGCAGATTCAGAAGCGGAGTAGTGGCCTAGCGGTAGCGCATGGCATCCAAAGCGTctcgaggaattccctggaaatttTCCACGGGTTGGACAAATCTGCGGATGGGGAACCAGGATACGAGAGTTTACCCGGAAGCAATGACCCGGGCTATGAGACGTTGAACCGGAAAGGGGGAACTGAGTCAGATTCGGATCCGAACTACGAAATCTTAAGGCCTGCCCGGGACAACGACGGTTACAGCAGCATCAGGGATAAGCGAACGGTCAAAAACCGGTTGGACTTTGGCAAGGATGACGATACGGACAGCACTCCAGGGTACAGCAGTATAAAGGAGAAGGTGGACTACGATCCGGGTTACAGTGTGATAACGGAGAAGAAGAACCCAGCCGTAGTTCATGACTACGCCAGCATCACCGAGGAAACTAAGCGGAAAAAGCAGAACCTCAACAACAACAATCTGGACCCGGGAGAGGACTCGGATAtctactccagtatcaccagtGCTCCCCTCGCGACCAATCCGTCATCGATCGGTCCCAGTTCCGGCAATACTTACTCAACGATTCCGGAACCTCCGAACCTAACCTCGTCGCCCGGTTATTCGAGCATCTCGGAGACCCGTACTACCCCTTCCACCGATAGCACCAGCTCGCCGGACAACCTGATCGGGTACACCAAACAACACAACACGGCtaccaacaacagcaacaacagccgCCTTTCGTCCAACTACGAATCTCTGACCGGGAGCGAATCGGACCCGAACTACGAATCCGTCAAGTACCTCAACGTGAAGGAGGAAAACCCCTACGAGCGGCTGCACAACGACGGTCAGACGCCCTCGACGGCCGGACCCTCGTCGAATGATTCGCTGGCCAAGGCCGGTGGTGGCGGCGATGATACTCCTCCGGCCGGGAAGGCAGCCAAGGTCCCATCGGTGTGCGAGCTGGAATCCACCGGCGTCAGCGACTACTTCCAAGTCTGA
- the LOC109402423 gene encoding uncharacterized protein LOC109402423 isoform X3 gives MLQLAEFAVSSFWMYCALSVVVMVTLVTTLASCLCCRKQEIKASNAPHRSLPDIPVVEPIGDNNSELYATVGDKVQDLPQGRSPTSSLKKQASVSQHSSISQADDISSPYARVRSPPHAYDKLRRTEHPYAQVVQPGTSGSTAQVAVTVDDELLSPISRRGLSSAVAGGAGGESNQSLLDEREASTVDIPAASAIAGRVSASQDLPYMTPPIVQPPQQHFSGDSQDSSKGYTSISVREPLANLLPQSQNQTTAQRRQILGDSHYATVSDDSDEMYAAIDDPNNQGDLYTSGSETYAQIQPPNMVTVSVEINTGASSRPSAGMPQEDSMDAFQPLAANSSTSAIPTTHHNRLSSNSATMDESSGQPPPLPIDSLRAHPPPHPSYAHSRQASSSSCTSSVGNLGSPKPEKRQANSPLPPTPKNLKHQSTNSFFSNSNLTSISSNTSTLTGQSGRNSVASVIEYKTSRENVSGGGGAKDEGGAAQQPNGSAIKPKKSPSKDLEGMYAKVMKKNKLSKAPSQNSSPVPLRKDGPGGGTAMLADAEQFLSDPELIQTNGGSGSTHGSPSKKPLPTITGNDYETLDKKHSRQQHKQQQDPGYETIPGDNAVNGKGELRKSGDYAQIQKRSSGLAVAHGIQSVSRNSLEIFHGLDKSADGEPGYESLPGSNDPGYETLNRKGGTESDSDPNYEILRPARDNDGYSSIRDKRTVKNRLDFGKDDDTDSTPGYSSIKEKVDYDPGYSVITEKKNPAVVHDYASITEETKRKKQNLNNNNLDPGEDSDIYSSITSAPLATNPSSIGPSSGNTYSTIPEPPNLTSSPGYSSISETRTTPSTDSTSSPDNLIGYTKQHNTATNNSNNSRLSSNYESLTGSESDPNYESVKYLNVKEENPYERLHNDGQTPSTAGPSSNDSLAKAGGGGDDTPPAGKAAKVPSVCELESTGVSDYFQV, from the exons GGCTTCCAATGCACCGCACCGTAGTTTGCCGGACATTCCGGTAGTGGAACCGATCGGCGATAACAACTCCGAACTCTACGCGACCGTTGGAGACAAGGTCCAGGATCTTCCCCAGGGTAGGAGTC ctaCTTCCAGTTTGAAAAAGCAAGCCAGCGTCTCGCAGCACAGTTCCATCAGCCAGGCGGACGACATCAGTTCACCGTATGCGAGGGTTCGGTCGCCTCCGCATGCCTACGATAAGCTCCGACGGACCGAGCATCCGTACGCTCAGGTGGTTCAACCGGGAACGAGTGGTTCAACGGCGCAGGTCGCCGTCACCGTAGACGACGAACTGCTGAGTCCTATCTCGCGGCGAGGTCTTTCCAGTGCCGTAGCTGGAGGTGCCGGAGGAGAATCCAATCAGAGCTTGCTGGACGAGCGAGAGGCTTCCACCGTG GATATTCCTGCGGCATCGGCTATCGCCGGTCGGGTCTCCGCAAGTCAAGATCTTCCATACATGACTCCTCCTATTGTGCAACCACCTCAGCAGCACTTCAGCGGTGACTCGCAAGATTCCTCAA AGGGTTACACAAGTATTAGTGTCCGAGAGCCGCTCGCGAATCTCTTACCTCAATCTCAGAATCAAACCACCGCCCAGAGGCGCCAGATATTGGGCGACTCCCACTACGCAACAGTTTCGGACGATTCCG ACGAAATGTATGCAGCAATTGACGATCCCAACAACCAGGGTGACCTCTACACTAGCGGTTCCGAGACCTACGCTCAAATCCAACCTCCGAACATGGTAACCGTTTCGGTCGAGATCAACACGGGAGCGTCCAGTCGGCCTTCAGCCGGTATGCCTCAGGAAGACTCGATGGACGCTTTCCAGCCACTTGCCGCGAACTCCTCAACAAGTGCAATACCTACCACTCATCACAACCGTCTCAGTAGCAATAGCGCAACGATGGACGAATCTTCCGGTCAACCTCCTCCACTTCCGATCGACAGCCTGCGAGCCCACCCACCTCCGCATCCTTCCTACGCGCATTCCCGCCAAGCCAGCAGTTCGAGCTGTACCAGCTCCGTGGGCAACCTCGGTTCTCCGAAACCGGAGAAACGGCAGGCTAATTCGCCACTTCCGCCGACACCAAAGAACCTCAAGCACCAGTCGACCAACAGCTTCTTCAGCAACTCGAACCTCACCTCGATCAGCTCGAACACGTCCACGCTGACGGGGCAGTCCGGCCGGAATTCGGTTGCGTCCGTGATCGAGTACAAAACCTCGCGGGAGAACGTCTCCGGTGGCGGCGGCGCGAAGGATGAAGGCGGTGCCGCCCAGCAGCCGAACGGATCGGCCATCAAACCGAAGAAGAGCCCCTCCAAGGACCTGGAGGGAATGTACGCTAAG GTTATGAAAAAGAACAAACTCTCGAAAGCACCCTCACAAAACTCGAGTCCGGTACCGTTGCGGAAAGACGGTCCAGGTGGTGGAACCGCCATGCTTGCGGATGCCGAACAGTTCCTCTCGGATCCGGAGCTGATTCAAACGAACGGTGGCAGTGGATCCACGCATGGTTCACCGAGTAAAAAACCGCTACCAACCATCACCGGTAACGATTATGAAACCCTCGACAAAAAGCATAGCAGACAACAGCACAAACAGCAGCAGGATCCAGGCTACGAAACGATTCCCGGGGATAATGCTGTTAATGGTAAGGGGGAGCTGAGGAAATCGGGGGATTACGCGCAGATTCAGAAGCGGAGTAGTGGCCTAGCGGTAGCGCATGGCATCCAAAGCGTctcgaggaattccctggaaatttTCCACGGGTTGGACAAATCTGCGGATGGGGAACCAGGATACGAGAGTTTACCCGGAAGCAATGACCCGGGCTATGAGACGTTGAACCGGAAAGGGGGAACTGAGTCAGATTCGGATCCGAACTACGAAATCTTAAGGCCTGCCCGGGACAACGACGGTTACAGCAGCATCAGGGATAAGCGAACGGTCAAAAACCGGTTGGACTTTGGCAAGGATGACGATACGGACAGCACTCCAGGGTACAGCAGTATAAAGGAGAAGGTGGACTACGATCCGGGTTACAGTGTGATAACGGAGAAGAAGAACCCAGCCGTAGTTCATGACTACGCCAGCATCACCGAGGAAACTAAGCGGAAAAAGCAGAACCTCAACAACAACAATCTGGACCCGGGAGAGGACTCGGATAtctactccagtatcaccagtGCTCCCCTCGCGACCAATCCGTCATCGATCGGTCCCAGTTCCGGCAATACTTACTCAACGATTCCGGAACCTCCGAACCTAACCTCGTCGCCCGGTTATTCGAGCATCTCGGAGACCCGTACTACCCCTTCCACCGATAGCACCAGCTCGCCGGACAACCTGATCGGGTACACCAAACAACACAACACGGCtaccaacaacagcaacaacagccgCCTTTCGTCCAACTACGAATCTCTGACCGGGAGCGAATCGGACCCGAACTACGAATCCGTCAAGTACCTCAACGTGAAGGAGGAAAACCCCTACGAGCGGCTGCACAACGACGGTCAGACGCCCTCGACGGCCGGACCCTCGTCGAATGATTCGCTGGCCAAGGCCGGTGGTGGCGGCGATGATACTCCTCCGGCCGGGAAGGCAGCCAAGGTCCCATCGGTGTGCGAGCTGGAATCCACCGGCGTCAGCGACTACTTCCAAGTCTGA